The Culex quinquefasciatus strain JHB chromosome 2, VPISU_Cqui_1.0_pri_paternal, whole genome shotgun sequence genome contains the following window.
ttggttccgtaacgaacagctgttcttttgtgctggagccgaagttgacatttcccttttgttctggtgccgaagttgacaacttgtgttggctgcgggcgagctgcctgtagtgagatatagatgtcgcccccctgtTTTCATCAAACAAGCACAGCgcaaagaaacgtcaaacgccactTTTTGTTTGGAAACCCTTGAACTGAGATGCCCAACTTCGAATCTCAACGTCTAATCACTCGTCGATGGCACGTCCCCGTTAGGTACTTGTCGTAGGCCGGATCCCTCTCGATCACACATTTCCAGTACAACTTCTCCACGGCGAATGCCAGCAGCGAGATCCCATACCCGAGGGCCAGTCCGATAAAGGCCGCGGTCAGCTTCTGAAGGTCCATCGTAGCTTCCTGCGGGGGCAGCTCTACGTTGGACTGAAACGCCTCGATCGCATCCGCTAGCCACTTTTTGGTCAGTCCCGTTTCGACCAGCGCTCGCACGTACTTGTCCACCTTTGGCTTCAGCGGAGAGTTTTTCTCCAGCCCGATCGAAATCGGCATGTGGACGGCGCATTCCTCCATGATGTGCAGCGTTTGGCGAGCTTTTTCCGACTTTCGCGTCGATCGGAGGTGTTTGAGCGAGTACACGTTGTCGTAGTAGGCGAAGTTACCGCGGACAACCCGTTCAACGGCCGCGTCCGGGTCGGGCGTGTGCTCCAGCTTTCCACCGATGATCATCGACGGTTTGTCCTGGGCGGTTtgaaagaaaagtcgattttgTTCTCCCCACGCTCCGCATCTGATCGGACTCTCGGCGAGGTCCTTGAGCTTGTCGATGGTCAGCCGAGCGACCGGTTTGGAGAGGATCGCTGTTAGGGAGGCTCGGTAAGCGACTACCAGGAGGATACAGTAGATCCAGTACCATCCGGTGAGCAGGCGCAGTGGCCAACCTTTCGGAAGTCGCGGAAGGGATACCAGGAGGAGCATGCTGTAGGTGTAGATGATGCAACCGGAGAAGGTATCGAAGATATCTCTGGGAGGTAGTGGATCTCTCCAAGGGAGCGCTTGCCGCTTGAAGGGAACCATTTTCAGCATCTTAAGCTTGCTTAGGTCTAGGGTGTCTTTTTCAACAGGTTTACGCTTGAGCACGTGGTTGATTCTCGTCCTTAGTTTGCTAATTTTAGAGGTTTTCATCTTGTTAGTGATCATAACTTTGACAGCTAAGAACTTAAGGTTACCGAACCGTACACGCTTAGCGCTCTTAACCTTCCTGCGTTTCGCGACTAACTCCAGATCCCGCCGGTAGATCTTCTCATGCCGGATGTACATCATAAGCCGGGACAGCGCGTAGAACACCGTCCCGATTGAAAACAGCGAAACCAGCACACCAGCCCACATTCCACCAGTAAACGGAAGGATCAGCGTGGTCCACGAGTTGTCGGTGAGGGCCTCCGGCGTGAGGAACGTCAGACATTCGGTGTTGTACGGAATGCTGAGGTCCATGATTTGCAGGTGGTACAGCGTGTAGTGAAGA
Protein-coding sequences here:
- the LOC6033341 gene encoding uncharacterized protein LOC6033341 — translated: MLLLILIYYLFIGLATTAAAAAEFRSEVPPSDVLQRSRGMEVVKICLVFALAIAIASAALNHTLFEEENDLADFGRLIVDLVGKTKPGHCYAFVTDPIYRVTLTDTLFKEIGSHPRFVVEIPEDEDTLRPGKQVRCMLEEIRKIGCGAYVVLIANGIQMERFLRYGDKTRILDTRAKFIILYDYRLFVPELHYLWKRIVNVVFVRTLTVENSHKRSHFELSTVPFPLPLKGVFVSKRLDFWHNGKFRYGRKLFSDKTASLDGQTMRVVVLEHTPAIFRTTLNETSSERRQRIKYSGLEVELLKAVAQAMRFEMSLYETEDAGTEKWGTIMEDDNSTGLLGDMNEGRADFALADLHYTLYHLQIMDLSIPYNTECLTFLTPEALTDNSWTTLILPFTGGMWAGVLVSLFSIGTVFYALSRLMMYIRHEKIYRRDLELVAKRRKVKSAKRVRFGNLKFLAVKVMITNKMKTSKISKLRTRINHVLKRKPVEKDTLDLSKLKMLKMVPFKRQALPWRDPLPPRDIFDTFSGCIIYTYSMLLLVSLPRLPKGWPLRLLTGWYWIYCILLVVAYRASLTAILSKPVARLTIDKLKDLAESPIRCGAWGEQNRLFFQTAQDKPSMIIGGKLEHTPDPDAAVERVVRGNFAYYDNVYSLKHLRSTRKSEKARQTLHIMEECAVHMPISIGLEKNSPLKPKVDKYVRALVETGLTKKWLADAIEAFQSNVELPPQEATMDLQKLTAAFIGLALGYGISLLAFAVEKLYWKCVIERDPAYDKYLTGTCHRRVIRR